The following coding sequences lie in one Streptomyces albofaciens JCM 4342 genomic window:
- a CDS encoding TIGR02611 family protein, which produces MNTESNGGAGIADAAAPAAEPAAAGETASVEQRLGSRAPHFIRRSRPLHLSWQVGIFIVGLAVVVGGVIMLPLPGPGWLVIFAGMAIWATEFVWAQLVLRWTKRKVTEATQKALDPKVRRRNIILTSVGAVIIVAGLALYLWKFGFVLPWNADR; this is translated from the coding sequence ATGAATACGGAGAGTAACGGGGGGGCGGGGATCGCCGACGCGGCGGCCCCGGCTGCGGAACCGGCCGCCGCGGGGGAGACTGCGAGCGTGGAACAGCGTCTCGGCTCGCGGGCGCCGCACTTCATCAGGCGCTCCCGCCCGCTGCACCTGAGCTGGCAGGTCGGCATCTTCATCGTCGGCCTGGCGGTGGTCGTCGGCGGCGTCATCATGCTGCCGCTCCCCGGTCCCGGCTGGCTGGTCATCTTCGCCGGCATGGCGATCTGGGCGACCGAGTTCGTCTGGGCGCAGCTGGTGCTGCGCTGGACCAAGCGCAAGGTCACCGAGGCCACACAGAAGGCGCTGGACCCCAAGGTGCGGCGCCGCAACATCATCCTGACCAGTGTCGGCGCGGTGATCATCGTGGCCGGGCTGGCTCTCTACCTGTGGAAGTTCGGCTTCGTGCTGCCGTGGAACGCGGACCGCTGA
- a CDS encoding serine/threonine protein kinase, with translation MDMAMMRLRREDPRVVGSYRLHRRLGAGGMGVVYLGSDKRGQRVALKVIRPDLAEDQEFRSRFAREVSAARRIRGGCTARLVAADLDADRPWFATQYVPGPSLHDKVNDEGPLHPAQVASIGAALSEGLLAVHDAGVVHRDLKPSNILLSPKGPRIIDFGIAWATGASTLTHVGTAVGSPGFLAPEQVRGAAVTPATDIFALGATLAYACTADSPFGQGSSEVMLYRVVHEEAQLSGVPDALAPLLAACLAKDPADRPSTLSLSLRLKEIAAREAQGLSMPGGPGGEALPGGRRMRPGRGPSSERGAGVPPERGAPPERSTPDRVRSVRPQSDRPTGKRAEEYARQRTERRAANTPTPRPQAPRGSGTGRGAAPVRPQGTPGPSVPAAGAPGAGPAGEAAPKARVGRRPSARPSVPGARTPGRNGSRPARTSRTGSRTPPGARRPGPDRRLLRQRIIVFITVTLLVALGIAVAQGCQGPARSLGTERSEYVASWSATLPPEAGQG, from the coding sequence ATGGACATGGCGATGATGCGGCTCCGGCGCGAGGACCCGCGTGTCGTCGGTTCGTACCGGCTCCACCGGAGGCTCGGCGCGGGCGGGATGGGCGTGGTCTACCTCGGCTCCGACAAGCGCGGGCAGCGGGTGGCCCTGAAGGTCATCCGGCCCGATCTGGCCGAGGACCAGGAATTCCGCTCGCGGTTCGCCCGCGAGGTGTCGGCCGCGCGGCGCATCCGCGGCGGCTGTACGGCGCGGCTGGTGGCCGCCGATCTGGACGCGGACCGGCCGTGGTTCGCCACGCAGTACGTCCCCGGGCCCTCGCTGCACGACAAGGTCAACGACGAGGGGCCGCTGCACCCGGCGCAGGTCGCCTCGATCGGCGCCGCGCTGTCCGAGGGCCTGCTGGCGGTGCACGACGCGGGGGTGGTCCACCGGGACCTGAAGCCGTCCAACATCCTGCTCTCCCCCAAGGGCCCGCGCATCATCGACTTCGGCATCGCGTGGGCCACCGGGGCGAGCACCCTCACCCACGTCGGTACGGCGGTCGGGTCGCCCGGGTTCCTCGCGCCGGAGCAGGTGCGGGGCGCGGCCGTGACCCCGGCGACGGACATCTTCGCGCTGGGCGCGACGCTCGCGTACGCGTGCACGGCGGACTCGCCCTTCGGCCAGGGCAGTTCGGAAGTGATGCTCTACCGCGTCGTGCACGAGGAGGCGCAGCTGTCCGGTGTGCCGGACGCGCTGGCACCGCTGCTCGCGGCGTGCCTGGCGAAGGACCCGGCGGACCGGCCCAGCACACTGTCGCTGTCGCTGCGGCTGAAGGAGATCGCGGCGCGCGAGGCGCAGGGGCTGTCCATGCCGGGCGGGCCCGGCGGCGAGGCGCTGCCCGGCGGGAGGCGGATGCGGCCCGGGCGCGGCCCGTCGTCCGAGCGGGGCGCGGGGGTGCCGCCCGAGCGCGGGGCACCGCCTGAGCGGAGCACTCCGGACCGGGTCAGGTCCGTACGGCCGCAGTCGGACCGGCCGACCGGAAAGCGCGCGGAGGAGTACGCGCGGCAGCGTACGGAGCGGCGGGCGGCCAACACGCCGACACCGCGTCCTCAGGCGCCGCGCGGCAGTGGGACGGGCCGGGGAGCCGCGCCGGTCCGGCCCCAGGGAACGCCGGGGCCGAGCGTGCCGGCCGCGGGCGCCCCGGGCGCGGGGCCTGCGGGGGAAGCGGCGCCGAAGGCCCGTGTCGGCAGGCGGCCGTCGGCGCGCCCGTCCGTGCCGGGAGCACGCACCCCGGGCCGAAACGGTTCACGCCCGGCCCGGACCTCTCGTACGGGATCGCGCACGCCGCCCGGCGCGCGCAGGCCCGGACCCGACCGGCGGCTGCTGCGCCAGCGGATCATCGTGTTCATCACGGTGACGCTGCTGGTCGCGCTGGGGATCGCGGTGGCGCAGGGGTGCCAGGGACCGGCCAGGAGCCTGGGGACCGAACGGTCGGAGTACGTCGCGTCGTGGTCCGCCACGCTGCCGCCGGAGGCCGGGCAGGGCTGA
- a CDS encoding DUF4440 domain-containing protein, whose product MSKIETDRAEKTGQADQADRADRADKAEIDALTAEFFGVFDNRGGRTPEVARLRRLVLPEGVIVVTGPRFTVYTLDAFIEPRQRLLTGGRLVEFSEWETSERTEIAGDIASRFGTYRKSGFLDGTPYEGEGTKSFQFVRTPEGWRVASFTWYDQP is encoded by the coding sequence ATGTCCAAGATCGAGACCGACCGTGCCGAGAAGACCGGCCAGGCGGACCAGGCCGACAGGGCCGACAGGGCCGACAAGGCCGAGATAGACGCGCTGACCGCCGAGTTCTTCGGCGTCTTCGACAACCGGGGCGGCCGGACCCCCGAGGTGGCCCGGCTCCGACGGCTGGTCCTGCCGGAGGGCGTGATCGTGGTGACCGGCCCGCGGTTCACGGTCTACACCCTGGACGCGTTCATCGAGCCGCGACAGCGGCTGCTGACCGGGGGCCGGCTGGTCGAGTTCTCCGAATGGGAGACCTCCGAGCGGACCGAGATCGCGGGCGACATCGCGTCGCGGTTCGGCACGTACCGCAAGTCCGGGTTCCTGGACGGCACCCCCTACGAGGGCGAGGGGACCAAGTCCTTCCAGTTCGTCCGCACCCCGGAGGGCTGGCGGGTCGCCTCCTT
- a CDS encoding CGNR zinc finger domain-containing protein yields MMITHDTRCALDAVVDLLNTAPDGDTPGAPDSLTGLPALQAFVARNAISDVGTLDERDLAAVRSVRTQFAQVFAAPDDRTAAERLNELVAAAGTTPRLTDHDGYDWHVHYFAPGASVAEHLAADGGMALAFLVVAGERERLRHCEAPDCRFAFVDLSRNRSRRYCDSRTCGNRLHVAAYRARRREATR; encoded by the coding sequence GTGATGATCACCCACGACACCCGGTGCGCGCTCGACGCGGTCGTCGACCTGTTGAACACCGCTCCGGACGGCGACACCCCCGGCGCCCCGGACAGCCTCACCGGCCTGCCGGCGCTCCAGGCGTTCGTCGCGCGCAACGCGATCAGCGACGTGGGCACGCTCGACGAGCGCGACCTGGCGGCCGTGCGGTCGGTGCGGACGCAGTTCGCGCAGGTCTTCGCGGCGCCGGACGACCGTACGGCCGCCGAGCGGCTCAACGAACTGGTCGCGGCGGCGGGCACCACCCCGCGGCTGACCGACCACGACGGCTACGACTGGCATGTGCACTACTTCGCGCCGGGCGCCTCGGTCGCCGAGCACCTCGCGGCGGACGGCGGGATGGCGCTGGCCTTCCTGGTCGTGGCCGGGGAACGGGAGCGGCTGCGGCACTGCGAGGCTCCGGACTGCCGGTTCGCCTTCGTCGACCTGTCCCGCAACCGCTCGCGCCGCTACTGCGACAGCCGTACGTGCGGCAACCGGCTGCACGTCGCCGCGTACCGGGCGCGCCGCCGGGAGGCCACGCGCTGA
- a CDS encoding aminotransferase class IV has product MRMWLDGELRDADDARVSVFDHGLTVGDGVFETLRTINGRAFALTRHLDRLASSARGLGLPDPDLDEVRRACAAVLDANPVPLGRLRITYTGGLAPLGSDRGEAGPTLLVALSESPRYPDTTAVVTVPWTRNERGALAGLKTTSYGENVVALARARAQGASEALFGNTVGRLCEGTGSNVFVALDGVLHTPPLSSGCLAGITRALTVEWTGAKETDLPLDVLEYADEVFLTSTLRDVQAVTRVDGRQLGDAPGPLTAEAMRVFAERAAADFDPR; this is encoded by the coding sequence ATGAGGATGTGGCTCGACGGGGAGCTGCGCGACGCGGACGATGCCCGGGTCTCGGTCTTCGACCACGGCCTGACGGTCGGCGACGGCGTCTTCGAGACGCTGCGGACCATCAACGGCCGTGCCTTCGCCCTCACCCGCCACCTGGACCGGCTGGCCTCCTCCGCCCGCGGCCTGGGCCTGCCCGACCCCGACCTCGACGAGGTGCGGCGCGCCTGCGCGGCCGTCCTGGACGCCAACCCGGTGCCGCTCGGCCGGCTGCGCATCACCTACACCGGCGGCCTCGCGCCGCTCGGCTCGGACCGGGGCGAGGCGGGCCCCACCCTGCTCGTCGCGCTCAGCGAGTCCCCGCGCTACCCGGACACCACCGCGGTCGTCACCGTCCCCTGGACGCGCAACGAGCGCGGCGCGCTGGCGGGCCTGAAGACCACGTCGTACGGGGAGAACGTCGTCGCGCTGGCCCGGGCCCGTGCGCAGGGCGCCTCCGAGGCGCTGTTCGGCAACACCGTCGGCCGGCTCTGCGAGGGCACCGGCTCCAACGTCTTCGTCGCCCTGGACGGCGTGCTGCACACCCCGCCGCTGTCCTCCGGCTGCCTGGCGGGCATCACCCGCGCCCTGACCGTCGAGTGGACCGGCGCCAAGGAGACCGATCTGCCGCTGGACGTCCTGGAGTACGCCGACGAGGTCTTCCTGACCTCCACGCTGCGCGACGTCCAGGCCGTCACCCGCGTGGACGGGCGGCAACTGGGTGACGCGCCGGGCCCGTTGACCGCCGAGGCGATGCGGGTCTTCGCGGAGCGGGCCGCCGCCGACTTCGACCCGCGCTGA
- a CDS encoding DsbA family protein: protein MNDATTSGPARPVVLDVWCELQCPDCTAALDDLRALRERHGDRLDIRLRHFPLAKHPHAYAAAQAAEEAAEQGRGWPYVEAVLARTEELGGKGERLLVEVAGELGLDAEEMDTALIDGRHLLAVDADQAEGKAIGVTGTPTYGIGGELLDGSKSQEGLRERVEEIIERLSAGQG from the coding sequence ATGAACGACGCCACGACCTCCGGCCCGGCCCGCCCCGTCGTCCTCGACGTGTGGTGCGAGCTGCAGTGCCCGGACTGCACCGCCGCGCTGGACGACCTGCGGGCCCTGCGCGAGCGCCACGGGGACCGGCTGGACATCCGGCTGCGCCACTTCCCGCTGGCCAAGCACCCGCACGCGTACGCCGCGGCCCAGGCCGCCGAGGAGGCCGCGGAGCAGGGCCGGGGCTGGCCGTACGTGGAAGCCGTCCTGGCCCGTACGGAAGAGCTCGGCGGCAAGGGCGAGCGGCTGCTCGTCGAGGTGGCCGGCGAACTGGGGCTGGACGCCGAGGAGATGGACACCGCGCTCATCGACGGCCGCCACCTGCTCGCCGTCGACGCGGACCAGGCGGAGGGCAAGGCGATCGGGGTGACCGGCACGCCCACGTACGGAATCGGCGGGGAGCTGCTGGACGGCAGCAAGAGCCAGGAGGGCCTGCGCGAGCGCGTCGAGGAGATCATCGAGCGGCTGTCGGCCGGGCAGGGCTGA
- a CDS encoding SsgA family sporulation/cell division regulator: MNTTVSCELHLRLVVSSESSLPVPAGLRYDTADPYAVHATFHTGAEETVEWVFARDLLAEGLHRPTGTGDVRVWPSRSHGQGVVCIALSSPEGEALLEAPARALESFLKRTDAAVPPGTEHRHFDLDTELSHILAEN; the protein is encoded by the coding sequence ATGAACACCACGGTCAGCTGCGAGCTGCACCTGCGCCTCGTTGTGTCGAGCGAGTCGTCACTGCCTGTACCCGCGGGCCTGCGGTATGACACGGCCGATCCCTATGCCGTGCACGCGACCTTCCACACCGGAGCCGAGGAAACCGTCGAGTGGGTCTTCGCCCGCGACCTCCTCGCCGAGGGCCTGCACCGGCCCACGGGCACCGGAGACGTCCGCGTATGGCCGTCCCGGAGCCATGGACAGGGCGTCGTCTGCATCGCCCTGAGCTCCCCGGAGGGCGAGGCCCTTCTGGAGGCCCCGGCACGGGCCCTGGAGTCGTTCCTGAAGCGGACCGACGCGGCGGTGCCACCAGGCACGGAACACCGGCACTTCGATCTCGACACGGAGCTCTCCCACATCCTCGCGGAGAACTGA
- a CDS encoding 3'-5' exonuclease has protein sequence MPCWYDGPLASFDTETTGIDVERDRIVSAALVVQETPRSVPRVTRWLVNPGVPIPEAAVAVHGLTAEHLALHGRWPSPVMEEIARALTDQSLAGRPLIVMNAPFDLTLLDRELRRHRAASLQHYLGAHPLSVLDPRVLDKHLDRYRKGRRTLTDLCAEYGVELTGAHDAAADADAALQVVRALGRRFAERLESLSPAQLHTRQAVWHAAQARGLEAWFARNGTEEAVDPHWPMRPELPAAA, from the coding sequence ATGCCGTGCTGGTACGACGGTCCGCTGGCCTCCTTCGACACCGAGACGACCGGGATCGACGTGGAGCGAGATCGCATCGTGTCCGCCGCCCTGGTCGTCCAGGAAACCCCGCGCAGCGTGCCCCGCGTCACCCGGTGGCTGGTCAACCCGGGCGTCCCGATCCCCGAAGCGGCCGTCGCCGTGCACGGCCTGACGGCCGAACACCTGGCGCTGCACGGCCGCTGGCCGTCGCCCGTGATGGAGGAGATAGCCCGGGCGCTGACCGACCAGTCGCTCGCCGGGCGGCCGCTGATCGTGATGAACGCGCCGTTCGACCTGACCCTGCTGGACCGCGAGTTGCGGCGGCACCGCGCCGCCTCGCTCCAGCACTACCTGGGCGCCCACCCGCTGTCCGTCCTGGACCCGCGGGTGCTGGACAAGCACCTCGACCGCTACCGCAAGGGCCGCCGCACCCTCACCGACCTGTGCGCGGAGTACGGCGTCGAGCTGACCGGCGCCCATGACGCCGCGGCCGACGCGGACGCCGCGCTCCAGGTCGTACGGGCGCTGGGGCGCCGCTTCGCGGAGCGGCTGGAGTCGCTGAGCCCGGCCCAGCTGCACACCCGGCAGGCGGTGTGGCACGCGGCGCAGGCGCGCGGCCTGGAGGCGTGGTTCGCGCGCAACGGCACGGAGGAGGCGGTGGACCCGCACTGGCCGATGCGCCCGGAGCTCCCGGCCGCGGCCTGA
- a CDS encoding GNAT family N-acetyltransferase, with protein MTTTLRPAGPEERRADGGRARTYEVCVNSRPVGRISLTTDARLGPSAGRIADLRIDDPDRHRGRGTVAALAAEEVLRGWGCRRITVDVPADAEAALRLAAALGYTEHSRRMRKELAARPGLPAGSADRPMEAAEYPAWLAAAHAEYVDVQVAHGMSRARAEERATQDHARLLPDGPASPHQSLRVLAHEGTDVGTVWTTTYDPARPGGYVMDVQVAPEHRGRGHGRTLMLVAEREVLAAGRDVLGLTVFADNARARGLYESLGYRTTDHCLHKLLL; from the coding sequence GTGACCACTACGCTGCGCCCCGCCGGCCCCGAAGAGCGACGCGCCGACGGCGGCCGGGCCCGTACGTACGAAGTCTGTGTCAACAGCCGTCCGGTGGGCCGGATAAGCCTGACCACGGACGCCCGGCTGGGGCCGTCCGCCGGGCGCATCGCGGACCTGCGCATCGACGACCCCGACCGGCACCGCGGCCGCGGCACGGTCGCGGCCCTCGCCGCCGAAGAGGTGCTGCGCGGCTGGGGCTGCCGGCGGATCACGGTGGACGTGCCGGCCGACGCGGAGGCGGCCCTGCGGCTGGCCGCCGCCCTCGGGTACACGGAGCACAGCCGCCGGATGCGCAAGGAGCTGGCCGCCCGGCCCGGGCTCCCCGCGGGCAGCGCCGACCGGCCGATGGAGGCGGCGGAGTACCCGGCCTGGCTGGCCGCGGCGCACGCCGAGTACGTCGATGTGCAGGTCGCCCACGGCATGTCCCGCGCGCGGGCGGAGGAGCGGGCGACGCAGGACCACGCGCGGCTGCTGCCGGACGGCCCGGCCAGCCCGCACCAGTCGCTGCGCGTGCTGGCCCACGAGGGCACGGACGTCGGCACCGTCTGGACCACGACGTACGACCCGGCCCGGCCCGGCGGCTACGTCATGGACGTCCAGGTGGCGCCCGAGCACCGTGGGCGGGGCCACGGCCGTACGCTCATGCTCGTCGCCGAGCGGGAAGTCCTCGCGGCGGGCCGGGACGTGCTGGGGCTGACCGTCTTCGCCGACAACGCGCGGGCCCGCGGCCTGTACGAATCGCTGGGCTACCGGACCACCGACCACTGCCTGCACAAACTGCTGCTGTGA
- a CDS encoding SRPBCC family protein — protein sequence MPERLYALHRYRFRSEWRLSAPPTAVYAVLEDAETYPRWWPQVRRVVPVDERSGTASFRSLLPYVLTVTATAARRDPEAGILEIAMCGDLEGFARWTVGAAGGGTRAVFEQEVEVRKPSMRRLALPGRPFFVVNHSLMMRAGRRGLASWLARE from the coding sequence ATGCCCGAACGGCTGTACGCCCTGCACCGCTACCGGTTCCGCAGCGAGTGGCGCCTGTCCGCGCCGCCCACGGCGGTCTACGCCGTCCTGGAGGACGCCGAGACGTACCCGCGCTGGTGGCCCCAGGTGCGCCGGGTGGTCCCCGTCGACGAGCGCAGCGGCACCGCGTCCTTCCGGTCCCTGCTGCCGTACGTCCTGACCGTCACCGCCACCGCGGCGCGGCGCGACCCGGAGGCCGGGATCCTGGAGATCGCGATGTGCGGGGACCTGGAGGGCTTCGCGCGCTGGACGGTCGGCGCGGCCGGCGGCGGGACCCGGGCCGTCTTCGAGCAGGAGGTCGAGGTGCGCAAGCCGTCGATGCGCCGGCTCGCGCTGCCCGGGCGGCCGTTCTTCGTCGTCAACCATTCGCTGATGATGCGCGCCGGGCGCCGGGGCCTGGCCTCCTGGCTGGCCCGTGAATGA
- a CDS encoding chorismate-binding protein gives MNDLPPLARFGGRTATDLRDVTRDPEALDSAGWWAVVADYEGGVICARFGDVRDTGSVPPPDPARWRGPAPGDWRSSLDRAAYTAGVRRIREHIAAGEVYQVNLCRILSAPLPDPARADVEALSAVLARGNPAPYAGVVRLPAHGTEVATASPELFLRRYGRTVESGPIKGTGRVPEDLRDKDRAENVMIVDLVRNDLGRVCRTGSVTVPALCAVEAHPGLVHLVSTVRGELAAEHEKTGWADLLDATFPAGSITGAPKLASQRIIEELETAPRGPYCGGIGWVDADRGTGELAVGIRTFWIDRAAPEGPVLRFGAGAGITWGSDPEGEWDETELKARRLLEVASGRYEPSGGRRP, from the coding sequence GTGAACGACCTCCCCCCGCTGGCCCGATTCGGCGGCCGTACAGCCACTGACCTGCGCGATGTCACCCGTGATCCGGAGGCCCTGGATTCGGCCGGCTGGTGGGCCGTCGTCGCCGACTACGAGGGGGGCGTGATCTGCGCGCGCTTCGGCGATGTGCGGGACACCGGGTCCGTGCCCCCGCCCGACCCCGCCCGCTGGCGGGGCCCGGCCCCCGGGGACTGGCGCAGTTCCCTGGACCGCGCCGCCTACACCGCGGGCGTACGGCGCATACGCGAGCACATCGCCGCCGGCGAGGTCTATCAGGTGAACCTCTGCCGCATTCTGAGCGCGCCGCTGCCGGATCCCGCGCGCGCGGACGTGGAAGCGCTGTCCGCCGTCCTGGCCCGCGGCAACCCGGCCCCGTACGCGGGCGTGGTCCGGCTCCCCGCACACGGCACCGAGGTCGCCACCGCCTCGCCGGAGCTGTTCCTGCGCCGCTACGGCCGCACGGTCGAGTCCGGCCCGATCAAGGGCACCGGCCGGGTCCCCGAGGACCTGCGCGACAAGGACCGGGCGGAGAACGTGATGATCGTGGACCTGGTCCGCAACGACCTCGGGCGGGTCTGCCGCACCGGCTCCGTCACCGTCCCCGCGCTGTGTGCGGTCGAGGCGCACCCGGGCCTGGTCCACCTCGTGTCCACCGTGCGCGGCGAGCTGGCGGCGGAGCACGAGAAGACGGGCTGGGCGGACCTCCTCGACGCCACCTTCCCGGCCGGTTCGATCACCGGGGCCCCCAAGCTCGCGTCCCAGCGGATCATCGAGGAGCTGGAGACCGCGCCGCGCGGCCCCTACTGCGGCGGCATCGGCTGGGTGGACGCCGACCGCGGCACCGGCGAGCTGGCCGTGGGCATCCGTACGTTCTGGATCGACCGCGCGGCCCCCGAGGGCCCGGTGCTGCGCTTCGGCGCCGGTGCCGGGATCACCTGGGGCTCGGATCCCGAGGGGGAGTGGGACGAGACCGAGCTGAAGGCCCGCCGGCTGCTGGAGGTAGCGTCGGGCCGGTACGAGCCGAGCGGAGGGAGGCGACCATGA